The sequence CTTTGGAGGTTTCCCAGAATGGACTCTGCTGATTGATTTCATGGCTGATTATTAACGGTGAAACTAAGAACAGCCGGTCATCCCCCGTGTCGTAGCCGACGTTTATATCCGTCTGATTGAGCGGGATGAACTCTCCTTCCTTGGTTTGCCTTGATTTGATTAGCTTGGCACGGATCGAAGCCTCCACAATGTGGGAATTCCTCAGATCCCCAACTCGGAACATCAGGCACAGCTTCCCGTCACGTACAGAGATCACTGCATGTGTGGAGAAGACAAGTGTTTCAGCCCTCTTATTGGGCTGCGATATTTTCACAAACATGCAACCAACCATGAAAGCATTGACTATTGATCCCAGGACAGACTGGACTAGGAGTAAAATGATGCCTTCAGGACACTTGTCTGTGATGAATCTGTAGCCATATCCAATAGTGGTTTCAGTCTCTATAGAGAAGAGAAATGCTGAGACAAAGCCATTGAGGTTGTTAACGCAGGGTACCCATGAAGCGTCCCCTATGTGATTCAGGTCCCCTCGTATGTAGGCAATAATCCACCAGATCattccaaagaaaagccaagtggTAGTATAGACCATGACAAAAATGAGTAGATTTAGCCTCCATTTTAAGTCCACTAATGTAGTGAAGATGTCCGTTAGGTAACGGTACCGCTCCCTCACGTTCCCATGGTGGACGTTACACTTTCCGTCCTTCCGCACGTACCTCTGGATGCTCTTTTTGGCTGGGTGATTGCCCATGGCTACTGGTTTTGGGACATAATCTCGCACTTGTTTTGGCAGCTTTGGCTGCCGTGTGGCCGCAGAgctctccacgtcctcctccatgGAAGTTGATAATCAGTCTAGTCAGAAAGAGACAGATTTCAGGAAAGTTATTTGATGTTCAACATAAGAAAATATATTGTTAAAAGTCAGAGTCATCTCACATGAGGCCCCAGGGACCTGATCACTTGACACTGATATGTTTCACAGGATTAGATAGATCAGGAAGTCCATTTGGAGCATCTTAGATGAGGTATCCCGAAATGTCCTCCAGTCTCATTATAAGATGCAGCCAATCTTTGAAAGACTCCAGGGATTTTTCCTCTCCTGCTGTTTCTGGAAATCCATTCCATGAGTTGATCAGTCTTTGTGTCAACAGGGACTTGGTGAATAATAGACTCAGAGAGTGGTGCAAAGAAGGGCTTTCAATTTCCATGGAGCACTGGCACCAGTGCTTGGGAAAGAGAGGGCTGTCCTTGTTAAAGTGTGCCCCACTTAATCAGAGATAAGTGGCAAATTGTATAATTAGGGCTGTGGATAGGGATTTAAATTACCAGAGGTTAGTTGCCAGAGCTAGAAAAGTgtcgcaacttcattgcaatgttaatgtaagcctaatgtgactagtaaataaactatgAAGAGAAATGGCAAAGGctgggattattttccttggaacaaagaagactGAGagatgacttgatagaggtgtacaaaattatgaggggacccgtgcccgggtggcacggtggcacaatggttagcactgctgcctcacagcgccagggacccgggttcgatttccggcttgggtcactgcctgtgtggagtttgtacattcttcctgtgtctgcgtgggtttcctccgggtgctccggttctctcCCAAAGTCCTAagctatgcaggttaggtggattggccatgctaaattgccccttagtgtcagggggaattagctggggtaaatgcatggggttatggggataggacctgggtgggattgtggtcaa is a genomic window of Mustelus asterias chromosome 17, sMusAst1.hap1.1, whole genome shotgun sequence containing:
- the kcnj6 gene encoding G protein-activated inward rectifier potassium channel 2 isoform X1, whose amino-acid sequence is MEEDVESSAATRQPKLPKQVRDYVPKPVAMGNHPAKKSIQRYVRKDGKCNVHHGNVRERYRYLTDIFTTLVDLKWRLNLLIFVMVYTTTWLFFGMIWWIIAYIRGDLNHIGDASWVPCVNNLNGFVSAFLFSIETETTIGYGYRFITDKCPEGIILLLVQSVLGSIVNAFMVGCMFVKISQPNKRAETLVFSTHAVISVRDGKLCLMFRVGDLRNSHIVEASIRAKLIKSRQTKEGEFIPLNQTDINVGYDTGDDRLFLVSPLIISHEINQQSPFWETSKAQLAKEDVEIVVILEGMVEATGMTCQARSSYVTTEILWGYRFMPVLSLEEGFYEVDYNNFHETYEIKTPSCSAKEMAEMVNKVQLPLTWSISTKLNEEEEEEEEEEVQAEDKSHEEQTEQNGEVTNLESESKV
- the kcnj6 gene encoding G protein-activated inward rectifier potassium channel 2 isoform X2, whose amino-acid sequence is MEEDVESSAATRQPKLPKQVRDYVPKPVAMGNHPAKKSIQRYVRKDGKCNVHHGNVRERYRYLTDIFTTLVDLKWRLNLLIFVMVYTTTWLFFGMIWWIIAYIRGDLNHIGDASWVPCVNNLNGFVSAFLFSIETETTIGYGYRFITDKCPEGIILLLVQSVLGSIVNAFMVGCMFVKISQPNKRAETLVFSTHAVISVRDGKLCLMFRVGDLRNSHIVEASIRAKLIKSRQTKEGEFIPLNQTDINVGYDTGDDRLFLVSPLIISHEINQQSPFWETSKAQLAKEDVEIVVILEGMVEATGMTCQARSSYVTTEILWGYRFMPVLSLEEGFYEVDYNNFHETYEIKTPSCSAKEMAEMVNKVQLPLTWSISTKLNEEEEEEEEEEQTEQNGEVTNLESESKV